The Reichenbachiella carrageenanivorans region ATCACCACTCTTGATTACCTTTTGAGAGTTTTTGACGAATGCTTGTATCCAAGCCAGGTTACGTCTCTTATGTACATCTCTCAATGCTGGACCGATCACTTTGTCATTTACATCATGACAAACTGTACAGTTAGCTTTAAATAATTTTTCTCCAGCTGAAATGATCGCCTCATCTGTGGGGATTCCATCCGCATCTTGCGCAACGGCCACATTTTGAGTGAACAAAACTGAAAAAATCAAGGAGAGGAATAGAACGGTTTTAGTGCTTAAAAATCCCGCTCTTGAGTGTAAACTATATTTTTTTGACATCAGTTTTAGCTTTCCTTTTTGTAAAGTGGTGCAAATGTAACATCGGGTACTTGTATTTCAAAAACATAATAATGCCTTCTACGTAGTAGATACCCACACCCCCCACTGTAAGCGCTATATATCACTGTATATCAATATTTTACAATAATAAAATCAATGAAAATCCCTTCTATTTAGAATTAATATAAATAAAAAGAGCCTCAAGCAGCTTTCACTACAAACAAAGAGAACTCCATACATACACTATATAGTACCCTTTTTTAAACTCGCCCCTTTTTTAGATTTTTATATTCAAAATATCTAATACATAATATACTTATGTATATTTGTCCTATGTATTCAAAGGAATTACTCAAAGGAACACTAAAAACGATCATACTCAAGTTACTCTCGGCTAACGGTCAGATGTATGGGTATGAAATCACACAAAAGGTCAAGGTATTAACCAATGACAAGATACAGCTCACTGAAGGAGCATTATACCCTACGCTTCACAAGCTAGAAGCCGATGGGCTGGTCATCACTCATACGGAAAATATCAATGGAAGGAAGCGAAAGTACTATCGAA contains the following coding sequences:
- a CDS encoding PadR family transcriptional regulator; this translates as MYSKELLKGTLKTIILKLLSANGQMYGYEITQKVKVLTNDKIQLTEGALYPTLHKLEADGLVITHTENINGRKRKYYRITAHGSGEATARSNEFTEFVQTMLLLLNPQLGK